Genomic segment of Armatimonadota bacterium:
AAGGGCATCCGCCCCACCGTTCAAGTCATCGTGAGTCATGACGACGCATGAATCCTCGTTCGCAGGACGGGGGCCCTTGTCGGTCTTCCAGGCTGTCGAGATACTGGTCAATAGTCCACCTTCGCACACCCACTCGCACTCCGAACTTCGGCGACAAGAGTGATAACGAGTATGAGTATGCGTTCAGTCGGCGCTCCTCTTCAGGAGACCGATCAGATAGAGCATAAACAGCGCCAGGGCGGCCAGAAACACGTACTTCAGCCCCACCAGCAGCCATCCGAGTATGTCAGTCGCGTTCAAAGCGCAGCACCGCCTCGCCGAGTTTGACCTGGTCGCCGGGGTTCAGCCTGACCGCCGAGCCGCCCATGACCTCGACTTCGTTCACCAGGGTGCCAGTCCGGCTGCCCAGATCCTCGATATAGTATTCCTTCCCATCGCCGGAGAAGACCTTTGCGTGAGCGGCGGATAACGAGGGGTCACTCAGCCTGATGTCGCTCGTCAGTCCGCAGCCGATGACCATCTCGGACGCGAGCAGATACTCGTCTCCCGCTGGTGTCATCAGCCGCGGTCGAGTGTTTGCCACCGCAGAAGAGACACGACGCTTGATAGCCGACCGAGCCGACTCGCGGAAGACCAACTCCGTCGCCCCCAGCTTGATGAGATCTCCGTCGCGGAGCAGTCCGCCCGCGACCTGTTCGCCGTTCACCCATACGCCGTTGGTGCTGTCCGTGTCCTCGATCGTGAAGCCTTCCGCGCCCAGGGTTATCCGCGCGTGACGCTTCGACACCATGCCATCCTTCTCGATGACCAGATCGTTTCCCGCTCGTTTCGAGCGACCGATAGTGAAGTTCGGCCTTGCTAGGGCGACCTGCTCGGACGAGCCGTCCACATGGTTGATCTCGAGGACCGGCGGCGCCACGGTACCCGGCTCGTACATATCGGTCGCGGCGACAGTGAACTCCTCATCGTCTGCCAGCGGCACGACATGACGCGGCTGCTCCTCCCACCGGATCGGCACGGGTTCGGCCTCGACGACCGGCCGACTGGTGTCCCACCGGCACTTGACGCGAAGCTTGTCCGCACCTTCTTCCCGCACGATCTCCTCGACGGTGAAATCGAGCTGGCCGCGGAGGTAGTACTTGTTCTGCGACATATACTTGCGGAGGGCCGTCTCAAGTTCTTCCTTGTCGAGGAAAGCGAGCAGATACTCCCGCTCCTCGTCGGAATCGAAGGCGATCTCGAGCACGTACTTGTTCGGCACGTAGACCTTGTTATCGAGGCCCTCCTTGCGATTGTCCTCCATCGCGCCGATGATCCGGCGGAGGATGTCCTTAGGCCGCAGGTCGCTCGCGGCATCGCCGAAGAGATTCTCGTACCACCCGGCGAAGGTCTTATTCAGTTTCTCGAAGATATCCATTGCACTACTCCTCGGGGTCAGGCATGCCGGACACGTCGGGCCGGTCAGAGGCAGAGATCAGAGGGCCGCCTTGACGATCTCTCTACACACCGGGCCGGCTGCATCCCTGCCCCAGCCGCCGTTCTCCACGACGACCGCAAAGGCGATGCGCGGATCATCAACGGGCGCGAAGCCGACGAACCAAGAGTGCGGCATCCTGTCGGCATGATCGTTCTCCGCGCTGCCGGTCTTGCCCCCAACCGACACACTCAATCCGGTGAACATCCCCCTTCCCGTCCCGGAGGAAGTCACGTCCGCCATCATGCGGCGAAGCGCTCGGGCCGTCTCCGGGGTGATCGGGCGACCCATCTCGACCGGCTCGGACTGCTCTACGATCTCGCCGTCAAGCCGAATGTCACTGACGAACCTCGGCCGCATCATGACGCCGTCGTTCGCAATCGCCGCAGCCACACGCGCCATCTCTATCGGCGTCACAAGGATCTCTCCCTGCCCGTACGCGCTGTCGGGCAGATCCTGACCGAGCCGCTTCGGCGAGGGAATGCTCGAAAGCCTGAACTTCTCGGCCGCCATCTCGTGAAGACGGTTCTCGCCCAGCCCGATCCCCAGATGCGCGAAATATACATTGCAGGAGACCCTGACCGCCTTTGACAGGTCAGTAGGACCGTGTGGACGCATCTCCTCGAGATCGGTGATCCACCGCCTCGAGTACGACTGCCCACCTGACTGCCACCGGACGTTCTGCTCTCGATGACGGCAGTTATACGTCGGCTCAACCCCATTTTCGAGGGCTGCCGCCGCAGTCACCAGCTTGAAAGTCGAGCCGGGAGGATAAAGGCCGTTCAGCGCGCGGTTGATCAGGACGTGCTCGCCACCTCCATCTTCATTATACGACTTCCAGCGTCTCGGTGTCAGGCCGTTCGGGTCGAATCCGGGAATGGATACGGCTGCCAGCACCTCGCCCGTATAGACATCGAGAACCACAGCCGCGCCCTTCGTCTTCGGCCGACCGGTCCGGCGGTCTCGGACCGCGTGCGCGTACTTCCTGAGCGCCTTCTCGACAGCCTCCTGCAACTCCGCGTCAATGGTCAGCCGAACGTCCTTGCCCCTCAGATGCGGCTGAAAAGGCGTTCGCCGCAGGCGGTAGACCGGCAGAAGCGCGGAGTAATCGTCGAAACCTCTCAGGTCGGCGTTTCGCCATTTCTCCATGCCCACCGGGCCGCCGCACATCGGATCAAGATAGCCGACAAGGTGCACCGCGCCGCTGCCGGACGGATAGCGACGCTTCCGGTCGCGAGTGACGGCCAGCGGCTTGCCGTTTCTGTCGTAGATCGTTCCCCTGGGGATCGCCGCCTCGATAGAGCGAAGGCGCGGATTGACGTGCGCGCGTCGGATGCCGTCGGCATCCGGGGTGACGATGCGTCTACCGGCTGTCCGATCGGCGGCGATGCCCTGCACCCACACCAACCGCCCGATGCCCGCGACCCCGATCAGCAGGACAAGGAATCCGAGCGCAAGGCCCTTGAAGGCGCGGGCCGTCTCGACCCTGACATCCGCCACCCGCCCGGCCTCCGACGACGCCGAGAGAAGCATCCCAAGAATCAGGAAGGATGCAACGAGCGACGACTTGCCGTAGCTGGCGAAGGGCAGCGTTACACCGGTGAGCGGAGTCAGGCCGAGGACTCCGAAGACGATCACAACGGTCTGTATGCTGAACAAGGATATCAGGCCCGCGCCCAGGAACCGTTCGAAATCCGTCCGCGCGCGGAGGGCCGCCCTCAGGCCGCGGACGATGATCAGCGAGTAGAGCGCGAGCACGACCGTCAGCCCGACGAGCCCGATTTCCTCGCCAAGGGAGGCGAAGATCAGGTCGGAGCCTCCGCGCGGTATGAAGCGGGCGCTCCCGAGTCCGAGGCCACTTCCCCAGATGCCGCCCGTCGCCAGACCCCAGAGCCCCTGACCGAGGTGCATGCCGTTCTGATGGGCGTTCGCCCATGGGTTAAGCCACATGTCCACCCGGATATCGAAGACGCCGAGCTTGAGGAGATGCGCGACCCAACCGGTAGCCCCTACAATGAGGAGTCCGACCGCCACGAAGGACGGCTTGCCCGTTGCCACGTACAGCATCGAGACGAAGATGCCGAACAGAATCAGCATCGGGCCGAGGTCACGGACGAGCACGAAGGTAAGCAGTGAGACCAGATACATCACGAGCAGGGGGCCGATGTCGCGAAAGAGCGGCACGTCAAGACGGCGGCGCGGGCCGGTTCTGTCAAGCAGAACATGCCAGCGGTCGGACAGATAGCTCGCCACGAAGAATACCAACGCGATCTTGATGATCTCCATCGGCTGGAAGCCGAGGAAACCGATCCTGGCACCCGCCGGGCCGTAACCGAAGAGCAGCATCAGCACGGTCAGGGCAATCGCCGCGAGTGCGAAGATGTATGTGTAACGCCACGGGCGCCAGACGCGGTACTTCACGGTGAGAGGCAGGATAAAGGCAAGCGCTCCGAGGAGAACGCCCCTCACCTGCCGGGCAAATACGTCGGTATCGCGGAGGGGATCCTTGATCGAGAAGAGCACGATCGCGGAGAGCCCGCAGATGACCATGACAGACGGAAGCATAAAGGGATCGGCGGCGGGCGCGCGCTTTCGAAGGAGGAAGTGCAGGAAGAAGAAGGCGGCGATCAAGAGCGCGGCGTGAATCCAGTAGGTCCTCGTCACCTGACCGGGATCCCGAACCCGGACGGCCGAATCGGCAAACGAGACATCGAGCCGCCCGAGCGACGCCGTATTCGGAAAGCGCCCGTGCCGGTCGCGATAGGCCACAATGCGGTCGGCAGTCTCGCGGTCTATAGCGGGGGCCGCCACCAGCTTCTCGGCCGGCGCCGAGTTGATGTTCACCGTGCCTGCGGCGTTCAGTTCCGGCATCCGCCCTATGAAAGCGAGGGCGAATCCAAGCAGAAGCACGGCGGCGGCAAACAGCAGCAAGACGCCTTCAGTGGTTCGACGGTTGCGATTCATCTGGATACTCATACGCACACCGGCTCAAGATGGTTGCAGGCAGGCACACCACAGACTTCGATGGGAGTGTCATCAGTCCTGCTCTGGGAAAACCGCGACCGCGTTTTGTTGCCTAGTCTAATGGCGCCAGCATAGTCAGCGCAGGCTATGTGGGCGCAAGTATGTTCACATATACACTAAGCTAGTATATTTGTTGTTTAGAATTGTCGAAGAGCGGAAATAAACCTTGTGGTTTGTCCCTTGATGGGCAGACGACACTACCCGAGGGAGTGAGAGGAGAATGAAACACAAGCTCTTTGCAGTGCCCGCGCTCGTGGTCGCACTCTCGCTGTTGGCGGGAGCATCATGGGCCGTTCCGCCCCCGATCACGATCAGCGTCCTGGGCAATCACTGGAACCCGAAGCCCGGCAGCACGACTCTATGCGCGCAGGTGAGTCCACCCATACCCGGTATCGCGCTGGAGTTCACGGGTGAGAGTCAGTTCGGCATCATCCTGGGTGCAAGATTCACTCGGACGAATGCACGAGGGATGGCGAGCATCAACACGGTCTGGCCGCAGGGGATCTACGGCGTGAGGGCGCGGATCGCGAAGCCGGGATTCTCGGTTAACAGCGAGACCGCGGTCAACGGCGTCATCGAGTCACCGATGGTCGCGATCGCAGTCTTCAATCCGAAGGACTTCTGCGGCGCGCAGGGCGGCGGAGCGCTGCATCTGCGCTCCTATGGAGTTCCCCCGAATGTGAGGCAGACCCTGGCTCAGCGCGAGGCGACCTACGCGTTCATCTACAAGAGCAACGAACCGTGGAACTTCGGCGTCGGCTACCTGGACAACGACAATCCCTGCGGCAGGATTACGTTCAAGGGGACCCAGTGGTTCGACGCCAAGTGCGACGAGGTGACGAGCCCTGAGGAGTTCTCTTCAATCGAGGTCATGGGCATGGGTTGGGCCGAAATGGGCGCATGGCAGGGACCCGTTCGATACAAGTTCAGCGCGGATGACTATCCTGGGGACAACTCGTTCCGACTCCAGTTGTGGAGCATAAGCGGCGCACTGCTCTACCAGTCGGCGCCGGACGAACAATCACCCGAGCAGAAAGTCTACGAGGGCAAGAACGTGCTCGCGCCCTGCGACGATGACGGCTGGCCCGGCACGGACGACGGCTGCAGATAGGAAGCGATCCGCCGCATAAGCGGCATGCGATCGACGGACACCAAAGGCAGGGGCGGAGTGCACACTCCGCCCCTGCCTATTTCGCAACCACCGCCGATTGTCGCCGGCGGAGACCAAACCCGGCCGCCCTGTACGGCGACTACTTCCAGAACAACACACGCGCGGCTTCGCGCTCGCGGTCAGGAGGCGGACCGTCGGGAATACCGACTATGATCGGTGCAATCGCAGAGTATTCGGCTGGAACGCCCAGCGAAACCTTGACCTCCTGAGAGTCGAGCAGCTCAGTCGCGAACCCGATCCAGCACGTGCCAAGCCCCGCGTCCGCGGCGGCGAGCATGAGATTCTCCGCCGCGAGCGTGCAGTCCGTCCGCGCGATGGGGCTCTCCGTCAAGCCGTAGACCACTACCAGCGCGGGCGCATTGTAGAACACGCTGTAGTCCGGGTTGGCAAACAGATCCCGATACCTTTCGAGCCAAGGCCACTCCTTCATCTTGCCAAGAAGCAGTTTCTTGACGCTGTCCGAGTAGCTCTTGAGCAGCGTCCGATCCGTGACGACGCCGAACGCCCACGGCTGCTGGTTCATGCCGCTGGGAGCCAGGACCGCCGCCTCGAGCAACCGCTCGATCGTCTCGCGGGAGACCGGATCGGTCTTGTACGCACGGAACGACCTCCGGGCGCGGATTGCATCCATCAGTTCCATCTGATCACATCACCTCTCTACCTGCTTCTCCCTGACCAGAAGGACCGGGATGCGCACTCTATGGACAACCTGCTCTGCGACACTGCCGAGCAGGAGGGCGCCTAGTTTCCCCCGACCGATCCCGATGCTGCCCATGATCACAATCCCGCAGCACGATTCGTCAATCTGCTGCACGACGGCATCGGAGGGGGAGCCGTGCACGAGTTTGGTCTCCGTCTTCACTCCGGCTTCGGCGAGAGGCTTCTCGGCATCGGCGAGGACGGCCCCGGCTTCCTCGGCAAGCACCCGCAGGGCCTCCTCCCTCACGTCCTTCGGGAAGGCATAGCCAGGCATCGGCGGCTGCTCGATGGCATGCAGAAGCACCACATCCCAGCCCTGCTTCGGGGCCAACTCAGCGGCCAGCCGGACCGCCTCCATCGAGACTTCCGACCCATCCACGGGGACCAGAGCTTTGTCTATCGGCATCGGCATGATCTCCTTGACACGGCGTTTCCATTCACCAGTATACCACCTGCTTACACACTGGTAAACCATCACGGCAGGGTCCTGGACTCTGCACGCTCCGGATGAATCTTGACACACGAAGGAGCCTCTGCTATCATCAGGCCCAGGCACGCAGGCGCGCACTCTCTCATGCGCGTTCCATCGAACATTTCCATCTCAAATCACTCCTTCTGACCGGCACGCGGCGCGACGTCTAACAGGAGGCACCAATGGCTTCAATGGGCATGGACAGGCTCATCACCCTTGGCGGCAATGCGGAACAAATCTTCAAACACGCCGGCGTCACGGCTTCAGGACTCTCATCGGAGGAAGCACGCGAGCGGCTGGAACGCATGGGCGGCAACGTCATTCCCGAGGACGAGAAGATCTCGGTCTGGGAACTGGTGCTCGACCAGTTGAAGAGTCCCTTGATCTATGTGCTGCTGATCGCCGCGCTGGTCACCCTGGCGCTGCGGGACTACAAGGACACGGCGGTGATTCTCGCCGTCGTCATCCTCAACGGCGTGATAGGTTTCATCCAGGAGTACAAGGCGAACGTGGCGATTCAGGCTCTCCAGCAGTTGACGAGTTCCACCAGCCGCGTCCGGCGCGACGGGAAGGTTCAGAGGATTGACAGCAGGGAGCTAGTTCCCGGAGACATCGTCCTGCTGCAATCCGGCGACAAGGTGGATGCAGACTGCCGCCTGGTGAGCGCACGTGAACTGCGGACCGACGAGTCCATGCTGACCGGCGAATCGCTACCCGTCGAGAAGTCGGCAGCCGGTCTTGCCGATACCGATGCCACCATGGCCGACTGGGTGAACATCGGCTTCGCCGGCACCCTAGTTCTCGAGGGAAGCGGCGAAGCGGTCGTGGTCGCGACCGGCAGCGACATGGAACTCGGCAAGATAGCCGAACAGGTCAAGGGCGAGCATCGGATCAGCACTCCGCTTCAGGAGAACATCAAGAAGCTGAGCCACTACATTGCGCTCATCACTCTCGGCCTCTGCGCTGTCGTCATGGCGCTGGGGCTTGCGCGGGGCATGAAGCTTCTGGATTTGTTCCTGGTGGCGATCGCTCTGGCGGTTTCGGCGATCCCGGAAGGACTCCCAGTAGTGGTGACTATCACGCTCGCGATCGGCGTAAGACGGATGGCGAAGCACAGCGTCATCATCCGCAAGCTCGCGGCGGTCGAGACACTAGGCTCGACGGAGGTCATCGGATCGGACAAGACAGGCACGCTTACGCAGAACCGGATGACGGCGAACAGCCTGTACTTCGGCCCGTGGAAGCTCGAGCGAGCCGAGGGAGTCGCTCTGGATCAGGCCCCTCTGGAGGGCGGTGACGGTTCTACGGTGGCTGATTCTGCATCCGCGAGCCAGGCGCGGGAGAGAATGGCGCGGATTGGGGCCCTGTGCAATGCATCTCACCTTACGATCAGCAACGGCGAGGTCGTAGAGCGCGAAGGCAGCCCGACCGAACTCGCCATCCTGGAGATGGCGGTCGCGCTGAGCCCCGGGATGTACGAGCAGGCCGTCAACCGCTCTCCTGTGGACGAAGTGCCTTTCAATTCCGAGCGGAAGTTCATGGCCTCGGTCCACCAAACAAGCGACGGCGGACTCGAAATGCTCGCCAAAGGCAGCCCCGAGGCCATCATCTCGCGCTCCGCAAACCACTGGACCGCCGACGGCGAAGCGCCACTGGACAAGGAACACTGGCTCAGGACCGCGGATGAGATGGCTGCCAGGGGCCAGCGAGTGCTTGCGCTCGCCCGCAGGGACTGGGACTCGCGGGGGGACGGGTTCGATGCGGAATCGGTGCAGGGGCTGACGTTGATGGGGCTCGTCGGGCTGATTGACCCTGCGAGACCGGACGCGGCATCCGCTGTCGAAGGCTGTCGCGAATCCGGGATCCGCGTGATCATGATCACCGGGGACCACGCGGTGACGGCGCGCGCGATCGCCATTGACCTCGGCATCATCAAGCACGAGGGAGACCTCCCGCCGATTGAGGCGGACCCGAGAGTCATCACAGGCCGCGAGCTCGATAGTATGTCCGACGAGACGCTCAT
This window contains:
- a CDS encoding DUF3662 domain-containing protein — protein: MDIFEKLNKTFAGWYENLFGDAASDLRPKDILRRIIGAMEDNRKEGLDNKVYVPNKYVLEIAFDSDEEREYLLAFLDKEELETALRKYMSQNKYYLRGQLDFTVEEIVREEGADKLRVKCRWDTSRPVVEAEPVPIRWEEQPRHVVPLADDEEFTVAATDMYEPGTVAPPVLEINHVDGSSEQVALARPNFTIGRSKRAGNDLVIEKDGMVSKRHARITLGAEGFTIEDTDSTNGVWVNGEQVAGGLLRDGDLIKLGATELVFRESARSAIKRRVSSAVANTRPRLMTPAGDEYLLASEMVIGCGLTSDIRLSDPSLSAAHAKVFSGDGKEYYIEDLGSRTGTLVNEVEVMGGSAVRLNPGDQVKLGEAVLRFERD
- a CDS encoding FtsW/RodA/SpoVE family cell cycle protein, with the translated sequence MNRNRRTTEGVLLLFAAAVLLLGFALAFIGRMPELNAAGTVNINSAPAEKLVAAPAIDRETADRIVAYRDRHGRFPNTASLGRLDVSFADSAVRVRDPGQVTRTYWIHAALLIAAFFFLHFLLRKRAPAADPFMLPSVMVICGLSAIVLFSIKDPLRDTDVFARQVRGVLLGALAFILPLTVKYRVWRPWRYTYIFALAAIALTVLMLLFGYGPAGARIGFLGFQPMEIIKIALVFFVASYLSDRWHVLLDRTGPRRRLDVPLFRDIGPLLVMYLVSLLTFVLVRDLGPMLILFGIFVSMLYVATGKPSFVAVGLLIVGATGWVAHLLKLGVFDIRVDMWLNPWANAHQNGMHLGQGLWGLATGGIWGSGLGLGSARFIPRGGSDLIFASLGEEIGLVGLTVVLALYSLIIVRGLRAALRARTDFERFLGAGLISLFSIQTVVIVFGVLGLTPLTGVTLPFASYGKSSLVASFLILGMLLSASSEAGRVADVRVETARAFKGLALGFLVLLIGVAGIGRLVWVQGIAADRTAGRRIVTPDADGIRRAHVNPRLRSIEAAIPRGTIYDRNGKPLAVTRDRKRRYPSGSGAVHLVGYLDPMCGGPVGMEKWRNADLRGFDDYSALLPVYRLRRTPFQPHLRGKDVRLTIDAELQEAVEKALRKYAHAVRDRRTGRPKTKGAAVVLDVYTGEVLAAVSIPGFDPNGLTPRRWKSYNEDGGGEHVLINRALNGLYPPGSTFKLVTAAAALENGVEPTYNCRHREQNVRWQSGGQSYSRRWITDLEEMRPHGPTDLSKAVRVSCNVYFAHLGIGLGENRLHEMAAEKFRLSSIPSPKRLGQDLPDSAYGQGEILVTPIEMARVAAAIANDGVMMRPRFVSDIRLDGEIVEQSEPVEMGRPITPETARALRRMMADVTSSGTGRGMFTGLSVSVGGKTGSAENDHADRMPHSWFVGFAPVDDPRIAFAVVVENGGWGRDAAGPVCREIVKAAL
- a CDS encoding nitroreductase family protein — its product is MELMDAIRARRSFRAYKTDPVSRETIERLLEAAVLAPSGMNQQPWAFGVVTDRTLLKSYSDSVKKLLLGKMKEWPWLERYRDLFANPDYSVFYNAPALVVVYGLTESPIARTDCTLAAENLMLAAADAGLGTCWIGFATELLDSQEVKVSLGVPAEYSAIAPIIVGIPDGPPPDREREAARVLFWK
- a CDS encoding universal stress protein, translating into MPIDKALVPVDGSEVSMEAVRLAAELAPKQGWDVVLLHAIEQPPMPGYAFPKDVREEALRVLAEEAGAVLADAEKPLAEAGVKTETKLVHGSPSDAVVQQIDESCCGIVIMGSIGIGRGKLGALLLGSVAEQVVHRVRIPVLLVREKQVER
- a CDS encoding HAD-IC family P-type ATPase: MASMGMDRLITLGGNAEQIFKHAGVTASGLSSEEARERLERMGGNVIPEDEKISVWELVLDQLKSPLIYVLLIAALVTLALRDYKDTAVILAVVILNGVIGFIQEYKANVAIQALQQLTSSTSRVRRDGKVQRIDSRELVPGDIVLLQSGDKVDADCRLVSARELRTDESMLTGESLPVEKSAAGLADTDATMADWVNIGFAGTLVLEGSGEAVVVATGSDMELGKIAEQVKGEHRISTPLQENIKKLSHYIALITLGLCAVVMALGLARGMKLLDLFLVAIALAVSAIPEGLPVVVTITLAIGVRRMAKHSVIIRKLAAVETLGSTEVIGSDKTGTLTQNRMTANSLYFGPWKLERAEGVALDQAPLEGGDGSTVADSASASQARERMARIGALCNASHLTISNGEVVEREGSPTELAILEMAVALSPGMYEQAVNRSPVDEVPFNSERKFMASVHQTSDGGLEMLAKGSPEAIISRSANHWTADGEAPLDKEHWLRTADEMAARGQRVLALARRDWDSRGDGFDAESVQGLTLMGLVGLIDPARPDAASAVEGCRESGIRVIMITGDHAVTARAIAIDLGIIKHEGDLPPIEADPRVITGRELDSMSDETLIERLEEVRVFARVTPQDKHRLVRLVREQGKVIAVTGDGVNDAPALKTAHLGVAMGKSGTEVAKQASDMVLLNDSFAAIYEAVKEGRYVFENIKKVSFFLVSSGVGEVLAILTALAMAWPLPYTAVQILWINLATNGLQDVALAFEPGEERLACRKPRGLREGIFDRTVIQHTIGIMFLFAIGTLALFKWAGGGDNLKEARTVAMTTMVMFQMWHVFNCRSMDTSVFRIPLFSNRYLIVSVLGALAAQITVLYWGPAQSVFGTTALNFEHWTVILAVTAPVILLMEASKWLARRRSGPCSA